Proteins from a genomic interval of Haemophilus parainfluenzae T3T1:
- the apt gene encoding adenine phosphoribosyltransferase, translating to MNKQLELIKSSIKSIPNHPKEGIIFRDITSLLEVPAAFKATIDLIVEKYKDQGLTKVIGTESRGFIFGAPVALALGLPFIPVRKPGKLPREVISQSYQLEYGQDTLELHTDAISQGDNVLIIDDLLATGGTVEATVKLVQRLGGDVKHAAFVINLPELGGEKRLRDLGIDCYTLVNFEGH from the coding sequence ATGAACAAACAACTTGAATTAATCAAATCTTCTATCAAATCTATCCCAAATCATCCAAAAGAAGGCATTATTTTCCGTGATATCACGAGCTTGCTTGAAGTGCCTGCGGCTTTTAAAGCCACAATCGATTTGATCGTTGAAAAGTATAAAGATCAAGGACTCACAAAAGTAATTGGTACTGAGTCTCGTGGATTTATTTTTGGTGCGCCAGTTGCATTAGCATTAGGCTTGCCATTTATCCCCGTTCGTAAACCGGGCAAATTACCTCGTGAAGTGATTTCACAGTCTTATCAGTTAGAATACGGTCAAGACACCCTTGAATTGCATACAGATGCGATTTCACAAGGTGATAATGTGTTAATCATTGATGACTTGTTAGCAACGGGCGGTACAGTTGAAGCCACCGTGAAATTAGTTCAACGTTTAGGTGGTGATGTGAAACATGCTGCCTTTGTAATTAATTTGCCAGAATTAGGGGGCGAAAAACGCTTACGTGATTTAGGCATTGATTGCTACACCTTAGTGAATTTTGAAGGCCATTAA
- the lpxM gene encoding lauroyl-Kdo(2)-lipid IV(A) myristoyltransferase (LpxM is lauroyl-Kdo(2)-lipid IV(A) myristoyltransferase, an enzyme characterized in Escherichia coli and involved in biosynthesis of the form of lipid A found in that species and some closely related species.): MTDSQKKLRITARTGYEPHFSWSYLHPKNWGIWLGIFVLLLLAFVPFRLRDKLAEKLARALTKKIGKPRIRAEINLKLCFPDWTDEKRNKVIEDMFVTVAQVMLGIGEIAIRSKKHLQKRSEFIGLEHIKQAKAEGHNIILMVPHGWAIDASGIILHTHGMPMTSMYNPHRNPLVDWLWTLARQRFGGKMHARQNGIKPFLAHIKQGQMGYYLPDEDFGAEQSVFVDFFATYKATLPGLNKMAKLAKAVVIPMFPRYNAKSGKYEMEIRPPMQLSEDPEQSARAMNEEIEYFVTPTPEQYVWILQLLRTRKDGEDIYPD, translated from the coding sequence ATGACAGATTCTCAAAAAAAATTACGTATTACGGCACGAACGGGCTATGAACCACATTTTTCATGGTCATATTTGCATCCAAAAAATTGGGGGATTTGGCTTGGTATTTTTGTGCTTTTGTTACTTGCTTTTGTGCCATTTCGTTTACGCGATAAATTAGCTGAGAAATTGGCACGAGCACTCACGAAAAAAATCGGTAAACCGCGTATTCGTGCAGAAATTAATTTGAAACTCTGTTTCCCAGATTGGACAGATGAGAAACGTAACAAAGTAATTGAAGACATGTTTGTGACGGTTGCACAAGTGATGCTCGGTATTGGTGAAATTGCCATTCGTTCTAAAAAACATTTACAAAAACGTAGCGAATTCATTGGTCTTGAGCATATCAAACAAGCCAAAGCTGAAGGACATAACATCATTTTGATGGTGCCGCATGGTTGGGCGATTGATGCCTCTGGCATTATTTTGCATACACACGGCATGCCGATGACGTCAATGTATAACCCGCACCGAAATCCGTTGGTGGACTGGTTGTGGACTTTAGCGCGTCAGCGTTTTGGCGGGAAAATGCATGCTCGCCAAAATGGGATTAAGCCATTTTTAGCACACATCAAACAAGGTCAAATGGGGTATTATCTTCCTGATGAAGATTTTGGTGCTGAGCAAAGTGTCTTTGTGGATTTCTTTGCTACTTATAAGGCCACGCTTCCTGGGTTAAACAAAATGGCAAAATTAGCGAAAGCGGTGGTTATTCCAATGTTCCCTCGCTATAACGCCAAGAGTGGGAAATATGAAATGGAAATTCGCCCACCGATGCAATTAAGCGAAGATCCTGAGCAATCAGCCCGTGCGATGAACGAAGAAATTGAGTATTTCGTTACGCCAACACCCGAACAATATGTCTGGATTTTACAGCTTCTTCGTACTCGAAAAGACGGGGAAGATATTTACCCAGATTAA
- a CDS encoding TSUP family transporter: MELGIDILAMLFAAAFIAAFIDAIAGGGGLITIPALLMTGMPPAMALGTNKLQAFGGALSASIYFLRKRAVNLSEFSFILLVIFIGSVIGTLLIQSLDASLIKKGLPFLILAIGLYFLFTPKLGESDRKQQISYAVFALCFGSLLGFYDGFFGPGTGSLMNLACVTLLGFNLTKATAHAKVMNLTSNFASLIFFFIGGHVIWTVGLVMMAGSLIGANLGAKMVMAKGKQLIRPMVVIMSFIMTIKMAYDQGWFHF; the protein is encoded by the coding sequence ATGGAATTGGGGATTGATATATTAGCCATGCTTTTTGCAGCTGCCTTTATTGCCGCATTTATTGATGCGATAGCGGGAGGCGGAGGCTTAATTACAATCCCTGCCTTATTAATGACAGGTATGCCACCTGCAATGGCATTAGGCACAAATAAATTACAAGCATTTGGCGGTGCGTTGTCGGCAAGTATTTACTTTTTGCGTAAAAGAGCAGTCAATTTATCGGAGTTTTCTTTCATCTTACTGGTGATTTTTATCGGTTCAGTGATTGGTACCTTGCTTATTCAAAGTTTAGATGCGTCATTAATTAAAAAAGGGCTTCCATTTCTCATTTTAGCGATCGGCTTATACTTTTTATTTACGCCTAAATTGGGTGAAAGTGATCGTAAACAACAAATTTCTTACGCTGTTTTTGCGTTATGTTTTGGTTCATTACTGGGTTTTTATGACGGCTTTTTCGGACCAGGGACGGGTTCATTAATGAATCTGGCTTGTGTGACACTACTTGGATTTAACCTCACTAAAGCGACCGCCCATGCGAAAGTGATGAATTTAACCTCAAATTTTGCTTCATTAATTTTCTTCTTTATTGGTGGTCATGTGATTTGGACCGTTGGGTTAGTCATGATGGCAGGAAGCCTGATAGGTGCCAATTTAGGGGCTAAAATGGTGATGGCAAAAGGCAAACAACTGATTAGACCGATGGTGGTGATTATGTCATTTATCATGACGATAAAAATGGCGTATGATCAAGGTTGGTTTCATTTTTAA
- the mepA gene encoding penicillin-insensitive murein endopeptidase — translation MNKSLAKLLSSAVVLGSVFFSLQTTASPQDWQRIKRPIPATDGKANPIGSYSNGCIIGAEPLPYKGEGYQVIRMNKNRYYGHPDMIAYLQRLGQKAKSAGLPTMLVGDIAMPGGGRFLTGHASHQMGLDADIWLRMGTMTDSEALNSDGKGLLVVNRQTQRVDENVWNNNHATLIKLAAQDPKVTRIFVNPAIKLKLCQTAGDDRAWLHKIRPWFGHDSHFHVRIACPKDAAYCEDQAPVPAGDGCGDELYSWFEPAKPGSGSSKPKVTPPEPFLCQQVLSSPNSSEWLE, via the coding sequence ATGAATAAATCTTTAGCAAAATTACTTTCAAGTGCGGTTGTTTTAGGGAGTGTTTTTTTCTCGCTACAAACAACGGCCTCGCCACAAGACTGGCAACGAATTAAACGTCCAATTCCAGCAACAGACGGTAAAGCGAATCCAATTGGTAGCTATTCGAACGGTTGTATTATTGGTGCTGAACCTTTGCCTTATAAAGGTGAGGGGTACCAAGTCATTCGTATGAATAAAAACCGCTATTATGGTCATCCGGATATGATTGCCTATTTACAGCGTCTTGGGCAAAAAGCGAAGTCTGCAGGCTTACCAACCATGTTAGTTGGGGATATTGCTATGCCAGGCGGTGGTCGCTTTTTAACGGGGCATGCAAGCCATCAAATGGGATTAGATGCGGATATTTGGTTGCGTATGGGCACTATGACAGACAGCGAAGCGCTAAATTCGGATGGAAAAGGCTTGCTTGTGGTGAACCGTCAAACACAACGTGTTGATGAAAATGTGTGGAATAACAATCATGCAACGCTAATTAAATTGGCTGCGCAAGATCCAAAAGTCACCCGTATTTTTGTGAACCCAGCGATTAAATTAAAACTTTGTCAAACTGCAGGAGATGATCGGGCTTGGTTGCACAAAATTCGTCCATGGTTTGGTCATGATTCACATTTCCACGTGCGCATTGCTTGTCCGAAAGATGCCGCTTATTGTGAAGATCAAGCACCTGTACCAGCAGGCGATGGTTGTGGTGATGAACTTTATTCTTGGTTTGAACCCGCAAAACCAGGTTCAGGCTCTTCTAAACCAAAAGTGACACCACCAGAACCGTTTTTATGCCAACAAGTGTTGAGTTCGCCAAATAGTAGCGAATGGTTAGAGTAG
- the aroC gene encoding chorismate synthase — MAGNTIGQLFRVTTFGESHGIALGCIVDGVPPNLELSEADIQPDLDRRKPGTSRYTTPRRENDEVQILSGVFEGKTTGTSIGMIIKNGDQRSQDYGDIKDRFRPGHADFTYQQKYGIRDYRGGGRSSARETAMRVAAGAIAKKYLREQFGIEVRGFLSQIGEVKIAPQTVGKIDWDKVNSNPFFCPDESAVEKFDELIRELKKEGDSIGAKLTVIAENVPVGLGEPVFDRLDADLAHALMGINAVKGVEIGDGFAVVEQRGSEHRDEMTPNGFESNHAGGILGGISTGQPIIATIALKPTSSITIPGRSINLAGDPVEVVTKGRHDPCVGIRAVPIAEAMVAIVLLDHLLRFKAQCK; from the coding sequence ATGGCAGGGAATACTATCGGACAACTTTTTCGTGTGACAACCTTTGGGGAGTCACATGGTATTGCATTAGGCTGTATCGTAGATGGCGTACCGCCGAATCTTGAATTATCGGAAGCCGATATTCAACCTGATTTAGATCGTCGTAAACCGGGTACATCACGCTATACCACACCGCGTCGTGAAAACGATGAAGTACAGATTTTATCTGGGGTATTTGAAGGTAAAACAACCGGTACCAGCATTGGAATGATCATTAAAAATGGTGATCAACGTTCACAAGATTATGGCGATATCAAAGATCGTTTCCGTCCTGGACATGCGGATTTTACCTATCAACAAAAATACGGTATTCGTGATTATCGCGGTGGTGGTCGTTCTTCTGCACGAGAAACCGCCATGCGTGTTGCTGCGGGTGCGATTGCGAAGAAATATCTACGTGAGCAGTTTGGCATTGAAGTGCGTGGTTTTTTAAGCCAAATCGGCGAAGTAAAGATTGCACCACAGACTGTCGGCAAAATTGATTGGGATAAAGTCAACAGCAATCCATTTTTCTGTCCAGATGAAAGTGCGGTCGAAAAATTTGATGAATTAATCCGTGAATTGAAAAAAGAAGGGGATTCGATTGGTGCCAAACTAACCGTGATTGCAGAGAATGTCCCTGTTGGTTTAGGTGAGCCCGTTTTTGATAGACTTGATGCTGATTTAGCCCATGCCTTAATGGGGATTAATGCCGTTAAAGGTGTCGAGATTGGCGATGGTTTTGCGGTGGTTGAACAGCGTGGCAGTGAACATCGTGATGAAATGACACCCAATGGTTTTGAAAGCAACCATGCTGGCGGTATTTTAGGTGGCATTAGCACTGGTCAGCCAATTATTGCGACCATTGCACTAAAACCGACGTCTAGTATCACTATTCCAGGTCGTTCCATTAATTTAGCGGGCGATCCTGTTGAAGTAGTAACAAAAGGCCGTCATGATCCTTGTGTGGGAATCCGTGCAGTCCCTATTGCAGAAGCCATGGTCGCAATTGTGTTACTCGATCATTTATTACGTTTTAAAGCGCAATGCAAATAA
- the mscK gene encoding mechanosensitive channel MscK: protein MKKISRVLTALGLSFVFTLALSQPVWAENSNADLPSEKTLKSELAEAQKLPDGDEKTNNIATIQASLDFLQQIQTQQKNNNDLQDTLIDADSEIQKNSADLQNLKKQLSTPSNTNYASQSLANLQAQVEKLTNQQQDAQSALSAVNTQLAGQSSVSERAQTALTDNVKRTQELNQKLADPTTSALLKQQIQLELQLIELKNIYNQVLLKNSDQLTVLYQSRYELLNTRVQALQQQIAAIQEAINQKNLAKTQNQVEQAQQQNQSVEQNPLIQKELGLNSQLSQYLLEQTEKTNTLTQDELRMRNVLDNLTQTQRTIDEQISALQGTLVLSRIIQQQKQKLPTNLNIQGLSKQIADLRVQIFDITQKRNELYDIDAYISKIEQDENKSFTPAEKAQLASLLTERRKVASDLIKSLNNQLNLAISLELTQQQITQISDQIQSKLDQQSFWVKSNNPINLDWFKKLPMSLKAQFDGIGKKLGFPTNFDNLPYLLTYVFILFVIGGLIFKFKESIKQRLSVINGEINKLRSDSQWHTPLALFYTALLSLSGTLWFLAACQLLGFFFVKNPQEFWEWSLSMAGYWWFFSFVLAILRPNGILVRHFGFAKESAASLQDVTKRIIVSVVLLLNTSIFSNVMDTGLANDVLGEINTIVALLFCIVIIAPRFVRTEKSLSSSTTDQRDRTLLKIMRVLLQLVPVILIALIALGYYYTALNLITHIINTYIAWVVWSLVRHTIYRGVTVASRRLAYRRLQEKRQQKQQDSSDASASDDVVVITEQEEGLALNEVRSQLLRFADLFIWTALFAIFYYVWSDLVTVVSYLRDITLWQQTSTTEAGVVTETISLFNLIVALIIVVITYILVRNIQGILEILIFSRVKLSQGTPYTITTLLTYILVAVGGAWAFSTLGMSWSKLQWLFAALSVGLGFGMQEIFANFVSGIILLFERPIRVGDTVTINDVTGTVAKIRIRAITMIDPDRKEVIVPNKSFVTGQVTNWALSNTVTRLVVSVGVAYGSDLELVKRLLLQAAHEQPSVLKDPEPRALFLTFGASTLDHELRVYVGQVSERNDTLDALNRRVNQLFAENNIDIAFNQLDIFIKNKDTGEEIPFIDVAKLAKNH from the coding sequence ATGAAAAAAATCTCTCGTGTTTTGACCGCACTTGGTCTTTCATTTGTTTTTACGCTGGCACTTTCTCAGCCTGTTTGGGCAGAGAATAGTAATGCTGATTTACCGTCGGAAAAAACGCTAAAAAGTGAATTAGCCGAGGCACAAAAATTACCGGATGGTGATGAAAAGACAAATAATATTGCGACAATCCAGGCTTCGCTTGATTTCTTGCAACAAATTCAAACACAGCAAAAAAATAATAACGATTTGCAAGATACGCTTATTGATGCTGATTCTGAAATTCAGAAGAATAGCGCTGATCTTCAAAATCTTAAAAAACAGCTAAGCACGCCAAGTAACACCAATTATGCTTCACAAAGCTTAGCCAATCTACAGGCTCAGGTTGAGAAACTGACCAATCAACAACAAGATGCACAATCTGCCTTAAGTGCCGTGAATACGCAACTTGCAGGACAGAGCTCAGTGTCTGAACGAGCTCAAACAGCCTTAACAGACAATGTTAAACGTACGCAAGAATTGAATCAGAAATTAGCTGATCCAACGACAAGTGCATTGTTAAAACAGCAAATTCAGTTGGAATTGCAATTGATTGAGCTAAAAAATATCTATAATCAAGTACTATTAAAAAATAGCGATCAGTTGACGGTGCTTTATCAAAGCCGATATGAACTATTAAATACTCGTGTTCAAGCATTGCAGCAACAAATTGCAGCCATTCAAGAAGCGATTAATCAAAAGAATTTGGCTAAAACACAAAACCAAGTTGAGCAAGCGCAACAACAAAACCAAAGTGTTGAGCAAAATCCGCTGATCCAGAAAGAGTTGGGTTTAAATTCGCAACTTAGCCAATATTTACTTGAGCAAACAGAGAAAACCAATACATTAACGCAAGATGAACTACGCATGCGAAATGTGTTGGATAACTTAACGCAGACACAACGTACCATTGATGAGCAAATCAGTGCGTTACAAGGCACGTTGGTGCTTTCTCGCATTATTCAGCAACAAAAACAAAAACTACCGACCAATTTAAATATTCAAGGTCTTTCAAAACAAATTGCAGATTTACGTGTACAGATCTTTGATATCACGCAAAAACGTAATGAGCTTTATGATATTGATGCCTACATCAGTAAAATTGAGCAGGATGAAAACAAATCGTTTACACCGGCGGAAAAAGCACAATTAGCCAGTTTATTGACAGAACGTCGTAAAGTTGCCTCTGATTTGATTAAGTCATTGAATAATCAGTTGAATTTGGCGATTTCCTTAGAGCTAACCCAACAACAAATTACACAAATCAGTGATCAGATCCAGTCTAAACTTGATCAACAAAGTTTCTGGGTAAAAAGTAATAACCCAATTAATCTAGATTGGTTCAAGAAATTACCGATGTCACTCAAAGCGCAATTTGATGGTATTGGTAAAAAATTAGGTTTTCCAACAAACTTTGATAATTTGCCGTATTTACTCACTTATGTCTTTATTTTGTTTGTGATTGGTGGGTTGATTTTCAAATTTAAAGAATCGATTAAACAACGTTTGAGCGTGATTAATGGCGAAATTAATAAGCTTCGTTCTGATAGCCAGTGGCATACGCCGCTTGCGTTATTTTATACGGCGCTTTTATCGTTATCAGGTACCCTTTGGTTTTTAGCAGCTTGCCAACTTTTAGGCTTTTTCTTTGTAAAAAATCCACAAGAGTTTTGGGAATGGTCGCTCAGTATGGCGGGCTATTGGTGGTTCTTTAGTTTTGTTTTAGCTATTCTTCGTCCGAATGGTATTTTAGTACGCCATTTTGGTTTTGCTAAAGAGAGTGCAGCTAGCCTACAAGATGTTACGAAACGTATTATTGTTTCTGTTGTGTTATTACTGAATACGTCGATTTTCAGTAATGTCATGGATACCGGCTTAGCCAATGATGTCCTCGGCGAAATTAATACGATTGTTGCTTTGCTTTTCTGTATTGTGATTATTGCACCACGTTTTGTTCGTACAGAAAAATCCTTGAGTTCAAGCACAACGGATCAGCGTGATAGAACGCTTTTAAAAATTATGCGCGTTTTATTGCAATTGGTCCCTGTTATTTTAATTGCGCTAATTGCTTTAGGATATTATTACACCGCCTTAAATTTAATTACGCATATTATTAATACCTACATTGCATGGGTGGTGTGGTCGTTGGTGCGTCATACAATTTATCGCGGTGTGACTGTTGCATCAAGACGTTTAGCTTATCGTCGTTTACAAGAAAAGCGTCAGCAAAAACAACAAGATTCAAGTGATGCTTCAGCCTCTGATGATGTGGTCGTGATTACCGAACAAGAAGAGGGATTAGCCTTAAATGAAGTACGTAGCCAGTTACTACGCTTTGCCGATCTCTTTATTTGGACCGCACTTTTTGCCATCTTCTATTATGTCTGGTCAGATTTAGTGACCGTTGTAAGCTATTTGCGTGATATTACTTTATGGCAACAAACTTCAACAACTGAAGCTGGCGTGGTGACAGAAACGATTTCACTCTTTAACTTGATTGTTGCGTTAATCATTGTTGTGATTACCTATATTTTAGTGCGTAACATTCAAGGTATTTTAGAAATATTAATCTTCTCGCGAGTGAAACTTTCGCAAGGTACTCCTTATACCATTACAACATTATTAACCTATATCTTGGTTGCAGTGGGTGGCGCATGGGCATTTTCAACGCTAGGGATGTCATGGTCTAAATTACAGTGGTTATTTGCCGCCCTTTCCGTTGGTCTCGGTTTTGGTATGCAGGAAATTTTTGCGAACTTTGTTTCCGGTATCATTTTATTATTTGAACGTCCAATTCGTGTGGGCGATACCGTAACCATCAATGATGTAACGGGTACTGTGGCAAAAATCCGTATTCGCGCTATTACCATGATTGATCCGGATCGAAAAGAAGTAATAGTGCCAAATAAATCTTTTGTTACTGGACAAGTGACTAACTGGGCATTATCTAATACCGTTACTCGTTTAGTCGTGTCCGTTGGGGTGGCTTATGGATCAGATTTAGAACTGGTGAAACGCTTATTATTGCAAGCCGCGCATGAGCAACCAAGTGTCTTAAAAGATCCAGAACCAAGAGCATTATTCTTGACCTTTGGGGCAAGTACATTAGATCACGAATTACGTGTTTATGTAGGGCAAGTATCTGAGCGAAATGATACGCTTGATGCACTTAATCGCCGCGTAAATCAGTTATTTGCTGAAAATAATATTGATATTGCATTCAACCAATTAGATATTTTTATTAAGAATAAAGATACGGGTGAAGAAATTCCATTTATTGATGTGGCAAAATTAGCCAAAAATCATTAA
- the menE gene encoding o-succinylbenzoate--CoA ligase, translating to MQKFPWQAFAQNSAYANQVALRNSQGDPFTWAELAEKINQVEAFLLQQGVTAQSAVAFCGKNSEKILFLYLAVIQLGAKILGINPAFPQEKREELSHVYGVDFCYQTEDIHYLAAEVLPEHTADFRKAATMTLTSGSTGLPKAAVHNVSAHLANAEGVCALMNFGKEQSWLLSLPLYHVSGQGIVWRWLYAGATLVLPKEDFYQSIGEVSHVSLVPTQLQRWFDYLAEHPQSTQTQAVLLGGTQIPVKLTQALNELGIRSYSGYGMTEMASTTFAKQSDGKIGVGQPLLGREFKLVNEEVWLKGAGLAMGYWRNGYVDPLTNAEGWFQTKDKGQWLDNELVIQGRLDNMFISGGENIQPEEIEKVIAQSDLVKQVFVLPKHDEEFGHRPVAIVEFHTSFNESAVESLNVFLQGRLERFKQPIAYYELPTNLIQGAIKISRKALADWLSQQ from the coding sequence ATGCAAAAATTCCCTTGGCAAGCATTTGCCCAAAATTCAGCGTATGCAAATCAGGTCGCGTTGCGAAATTCGCAGGGCGATCCTTTTACTTGGGCAGAACTTGCTGAGAAAATTAATCAGGTGGAAGCCTTTCTTTTACAACAAGGTGTGACAGCGCAAAGTGCGGTTGCTTTTTGTGGTAAAAATTCAGAAAAGATCTTATTTCTTTATTTAGCCGTTATTCAGCTAGGCGCGAAAATTTTAGGTATCAACCCTGCATTTCCTCAAGAAAAAAGAGAAGAATTGAGCCACGTGTATGGGGTGGATTTTTGTTATCAAACCGAAGATATTCATTATTTAGCGGCTGAAGTATTACCCGAACATACAGCGGATTTTAGAAAAGCGGCAACGATGACGCTAACATCGGGTTCAACTGGTTTACCTAAAGCAGCGGTGCATAATGTGTCTGCTCATTTAGCTAATGCGGAAGGCGTTTGTGCCTTAATGAATTTTGGCAAAGAGCAATCGTGGCTACTTTCTTTACCGCTTTATCATGTTTCCGGACAAGGCATTGTGTGGCGCTGGCTTTACGCAGGTGCAACCTTAGTTTTACCGAAAGAAGATTTTTATCAATCTATTGGAGAGGTTTCCCATGTTTCTCTCGTGCCAACGCAATTGCAGCGTTGGTTTGATTATTTGGCCGAACATCCACAATCTACTCAAACTCAAGCGGTATTATTGGGTGGAACACAAATCCCTGTTAAATTAACCCAAGCATTAAATGAATTAGGGATTCGCAGTTATTCAGGTTATGGTATGACCGAAATGGCTTCTACCACATTCGCTAAACAATCAGATGGAAAAATCGGTGTGGGGCAGCCTTTGCTTGGTCGAGAGTTCAAGTTAGTGAATGAAGAAGTTTGGCTAAAAGGTGCCGGGCTTGCCATGGGATATTGGCGCAATGGGTATGTTGATCCGCTTACTAATGCTGAAGGTTGGTTCCAAACCAAAGATAAAGGTCAATGGCTCGATAACGAATTAGTCATTCAAGGCCGATTAGATAATATGTTTATTTCCGGCGGTGAAAATATTCAGCCGGAAGAAATTGAAAAAGTGATTGCACAATCAGATTTGGTGAAACAAGTCTTTGTTTTACCTAAACATGATGAGGAATTTGGCCATCGTCCTGTCGCGATTGTTGAATTTCATACCTCATTTAATGAAAGTGCGGTTGAATCTCTCAATGTTTTTTTACAAGGGCGATTGGAACGATTTAAGCAACCCATTGCCTACTATGAACTCCCGACGAATTTAATCCAAGGGGCAATAAAGATTTCTCGCAAAGCACTCGCTGATTGGCTGTCGCAACAATAG
- the seqA gene encoding replication initiation negative regulator SeqA yields the protein MKIIEVDEELYQYIAAQTQSIGESASDILRRLLNLPTHATSSVDFFESVASAETPKSAVHAEPVLTEKTTEVSQPKVEPVEPPKAVKKQSDEAINHIVDKVRALLNSAEFKEEPKAVVRFLSILRTLYRTNPESFAQATESLQGRTRVYFARDEGTLLVAGNHTKPKQIPDTPYWVITNTNSGRKMLMLEGAMQSMHLPEYLIDEVRPYFVSN from the coding sequence ATGAAGATAATTGAAGTTGATGAAGAATTATATCAATACATTGCGGCGCAAACTCAATCTATTGGAGAAAGTGCGTCTGATATTCTTCGCCGTTTGTTGAATTTACCCACTCACGCAACAAGCTCAGTTGATTTCTTTGAATCAGTTGCGTCAGCTGAAACGCCAAAAAGTGCGGTGCATGCTGAGCCTGTTTTAACGGAAAAAACAACCGAAGTATCTCAACCAAAAGTTGAACCTGTTGAGCCACCAAAAGCAGTGAAAAAACAATCGGATGAAGCAATTAATCATATTGTTGATAAAGTTCGTGCGCTCTTGAATTCTGCCGAATTTAAAGAAGAACCAAAAGCAGTTGTGCGTTTTTTAAGTATATTGCGTACGCTTTATCGTACCAATCCAGAAAGTTTTGCGCAGGCAACAGAAAGCTTGCAAGGCCGTACTCGTGTGTATTTTGCTCGTGATGAAGGAACGTTGCTTGTGGCGGGGAATCATACGAAACCAAAACAAATCCCAGATACACCATATTGGGTGATTACCAATACCAATAGTGGTCGTAAGATGCTGATGCTAGAAGGGGCGATGCAATCTATGCATTTGCCGGAATATTTAATTGACGAAGTTCGCCCTTATTTCGTTAGCAACTAA
- a CDS encoding alpha/beta fold hydrolase: MSSSQLLNYQFHQTKQAINSPTLVFIHGLFGDMNNLGVIARAFSDHYNILRVDLRNHGHSFHSETMNYGVMADDVWQLIDHLQLDKVILIGHSMGGKTAMKMTALQPQRVEKLVVIDIAPVANSSAGHDDVFRGLFAVKKAQPQTRQQAKPILETEIADPSVVQFMLKSFEPTSSEYFRFNLTALFEHYAELMDWQEVCANTPTLFIKGGLSSYIKEEYTDAILKQFPNATSFTINGCGHWVHAEKPDFVIRAIDRFLNKN, from the coding sequence ATGTCATCTTCCCAATTATTAAACTATCAATTTCATCAAACAAAACAAGCAATTAATTCACCTACCTTAGTTTTTATTCACGGCTTATTTGGGGATATGAATAATCTTGGGGTTATTGCCCGTGCATTTAGTGATCACTATAATATTTTGCGTGTAGATTTACGTAATCATGGGCATAGTTTTCATTCAGAAACAATGAATTACGGTGTCATGGCTGATGATGTATGGCAACTTATCGATCACCTTCAATTAGATAAGGTTATCTTAATTGGTCATTCAATGGGTGGAAAAACGGCCATGAAAATGACCGCTCTTCAACCACAACGCGTGGAAAAATTAGTTGTTATTGATATTGCCCCAGTCGCAAATAGCAGTGCTGGACATGATGATGTGTTCCGTGGTTTGTTTGCCGTGAAAAAAGCGCAGCCACAAACTCGTCAACAAGCTAAGCCTATTTTAGAAACTGAAATTGCCGATCCGAGTGTGGTGCAATTTATGTTGAAATCTTTTGAGCCGACTTCAAGCGAATATTTTCGTTTCAATTTGACCGCACTTTTTGAGCATTATGCGGAACTGATGGATTGGCAGGAAGTTTGCGCTAATACGCCTACTCTCTTTATTAAAGGCGGACTTTCCTCCTATATTAAAGAAGAATACACGGATGCAATTTTGAAACAATTCCCGAATGCCACCTCCTTCACTATCAATGGTTGTGGGCACTGGGTTCATGCGGAAAAACCTGATTTTGTGATACGTGCAATTGATAGGTTTCTAAATAAGAATTAA